One segment of Nitrospira sp. DNA contains the following:
- the fusA gene encoding elongation factor G, with protein sequence MARQTSLENTRNIGIMAHIDAGKTTTTERILFYTGMTHKIGEVHEGAATMDWMEQERERGITITAAATTCFWRDRRINIIDTPGHVDFTIEVERSLRVLDGAVAAFDSVQGVEPQSETVWRQADKYHVPRIAFMNKMDRIGADFFASVQSIIDRLGANPVPIQIPIGREGEYRGTVDLVKMKGFFYDDETLGAKYVVGDIPENLAAQAKEYREKMIDAVAEFDEQVMEKYLNGHSLTEEEIMRAIRAGTIAMKITPVLCGSAFKNKGVQQLLDAVVDYLPSPLDIPPVKGIDPNTGNEVERKPDDSDPFSALAFKMMTDPFAGQLVFFRVYSGTLKTGSPVLNVTKGTKDRIGRLLKMHANKREEIDVAYAGDICAAVGLKGATTGDTLSEEKQPVLLEVMKFPEPVIAMAIEPKTKADQEKMGFALQKLAQEDPSFRVRTDEETAQTIIAGMGELHLEIIVDRMLREFKVEANVGKPEVAFRESIRRKAEAESKYVKQTGGRGQYGHVVLTVEPAEVGKGFEFVNKIVGGVIPKEFIPAVEKGVRERLDAGVIAGYPLRDIRVTLTYGSYHDVDSNEMAFKIAGSMAFADACKKADPVLLEPIMKVEVLVPQEFMGDVIGNLNGRRGKVQGMKVRAGAQAIEASVPLSEMFGYATDLRSRTQGRATYSMEFDRYEQVPRQISEGIIAKYRGE encoded by the coding sequence GTGGCTAGGCAAACATCGTTAGAAAATACCAGAAACATCGGCATCATGGCTCATATTGATGCCGGCAAGACGACGACCACCGAGCGGATTCTCTTCTATACGGGAATGACGCACAAGATCGGCGAAGTCCATGAGGGCGCCGCGACTATGGACTGGATGGAGCAGGAGCGCGAGCGCGGCATTACGATTACCGCCGCGGCCACGACCTGCTTCTGGCGCGATCGGCGCATTAATATTATCGATACTCCCGGTCACGTCGATTTTACGATCGAGGTGGAGCGGTCTCTTCGTGTGCTCGATGGCGCGGTTGCGGCGTTTGACTCGGTGCAGGGTGTGGAGCCGCAGTCTGAGACGGTGTGGCGCCAGGCGGATAAGTATCACGTTCCTCGTATTGCCTTCATGAATAAGATGGACCGGATCGGCGCGGACTTCTTCGCGAGCGTGCAGTCCATTATCGATCGATTGGGCGCGAATCCTGTCCCGATTCAGATTCCGATTGGCCGTGAAGGTGAATATCGCGGCACCGTCGATCTGGTGAAGATGAAGGGGTTCTTTTACGACGATGAGACGTTGGGTGCCAAGTATGTCGTCGGTGATATTCCTGAAAATCTCGCCGCGCAGGCGAAGGAATATCGCGAGAAGATGATCGATGCCGTGGCTGAGTTCGATGAGCAGGTCATGGAGAAGTATTTGAATGGCCACTCGTTGACGGAAGAAGAGATTATGCGGGCGATCCGGGCAGGGACGATCGCCATGAAGATTACTCCGGTGTTGTGCGGGTCTGCGTTTAAGAATAAGGGTGTTCAGCAATTGCTCGACGCGGTCGTTGATTACCTCCCCTCTCCTCTCGATATTCCGCCTGTGAAGGGCATTGATCCGAATACTGGCAATGAGGTTGAGCGGAAGCCGGATGATAGCGATCCGTTCTCGGCTCTTGCTTTTAAGATGATGACTGATCCGTTTGCCGGTCAGTTGGTGTTTTTCCGCGTCTATTCAGGCACGCTAAAGACAGGATCTCCGGTCTTGAACGTGACGAAGGGGACGAAGGATCGAATCGGCCGCCTCCTGAAGATGCACGCAAATAAGCGGGAAGAAATTGATGTTGCCTATGCCGGAGACATTTGTGCTGCCGTTGGTCTCAAGGGCGCGACAACGGGAGATACGCTGTCTGAGGAAAAGCAGCCGGTTCTTCTGGAGGTAATGAAGTTTCCTGAGCCGGTCATTGCGATGGCGATTGAGCCAAAGACGAAGGCCGACCAGGAGAAAATGGGCTTTGCCCTTCAGAAGCTGGCGCAGGAAGATCCTTCCTTTCGGGTTCGCACCGATGAAGAGACGGCGCAGACCATCATTGCAGGCATGGGTGAATTGCATCTCGAGATCATCGTCGATCGTATGCTCCGTGAGTTTAAGGTTGAAGCCAATGTCGGAAAGCCAGAGGTTGCATTCCGTGAATCGATCCGTCGGAAGGCTGAAGCGGAGTCAAAGTACGTCAAGCAGACTGGGGGGCGCGGTCAATACGGGCATGTCGTGCTGACGGTGGAGCCGGCCGAGGTTGGCAAGGGCTTTGAGTTTGTGAATAAGATTGTCGGCGGAGTCATCCCGAAGGAGTTTATTCCTGCCGTTGAAAAGGGTGTCAGGGAGCGGTTGGATGCGGGTGTGATCGCCGGGTATCCATTGCGTGATATTCGCGTAACGCTTACGTATGGCTCTTACCACGATGTCGATTCGAATGAAATGGCGTTCAAGATCGCCGGATCTATGGCGTTTGCCGATGCCTGTAAGAAGGCTGATCCTGTGTTGCTCGAGCCTATTATGAAGGTTGAGGTGCTGGTCCCTCAGGAGTTTATGGGGGATGTGATTGGTAACCTGAATGGTCGGCGCGGCAAGGTGCAAGGGATGAAGGTTCGTGCCGGAGCTCAGGCAATCGAGGCGTCGGTTCCGTTGAGTGAGATGTTTGGTTATGCGACTGACTTGCGCTCTCGTACTCAGGGGAGAGCGACTTATAGCATGGAGTTCGATCGGTACGAGCAGGTTCCCCGCCAGATTTCAGAGGGGATTATTGCCAAGTATCGTGGCGAGTAA
- a CDS encoding GTP-binding protein — MAKAKFERKKPHVNIGTIGHVDHGKTTLTASLTKICADRGMAKYVP, encoded by the coding sequence ATGGCGAAGGCGAAATTTGAGCGGAAGAAGCCGCACGTAAACATTGGGACGATCGGGCACGTGGACCATGGCAAGACGACGCTGACGGCGTCGTTGACGAAGATTTGCGCCGATCGCGGCATGGCGAAGTATGTGCCGTA
- the rpsG gene encoding 30S ribosomal protein S7: MPRSRFLDQREVLPDVRYRDKLVGKFVNTLMSGGKKSTAERICYGAFDSIQEKTGNDPLKVFKAAIDNVKPVVEVKSRRVGGASYQVPVEIRPARRISLALRWLAEYSRTRGGKSMRERLAAELLDASNNTGASVKKREDVHRMAEANKAFAHYRW; encoded by the coding sequence ATGCCAAGAAGTAGATTTTTAGATCAGCGTGAAGTGCTCCCCGATGTGCGGTATCGAGACAAGCTTGTCGGGAAGTTTGTGAATACCCTTATGAGTGGTGGGAAGAAGAGCACTGCTGAGCGGATTTGTTATGGTGCCTTCGATTCGATCCAGGAGAAGACTGGCAACGATCCGCTGAAAGTGTTCAAGGCGGCCATTGATAATGTGAAGCCGGTTGTTGAGGTGAAGTCTCGCCGGGTTGGCGGCGCTTCTTATCAGGTTCCGGTTGAGATTAGGCCTGCTCGGAGAATTTCTCTGGCGCTTCGCTGGCTGGCTGAATATTCGCGCACGCGCGGCGGTAAGAGCATGCGTGAACGGTTGGCGGCCGAGTTGCTGGACGCGTCGAATAATACCGGGGCCTCCGTGAAAAAGCGGGAAGATGTGCATCGGATGGCAGAGGCGAATAAGGCCTTCGCGCATTATCGCTGGTAA
- the rpoC gene encoding DNA-directed RNA polymerase subunit beta' — protein sequence MEGVYSLFEKPRDSVSFDSMRIRIASPEKIRSWSYGEVKKPETINYRSFKPEKDGLFCAKIFGPIKDWECNCGKYKRMKHRGIVCDKCGVEVIQSKVRRERMGHIELAAPVAHIWFLKGVPSRIGTLLDMSLKQLEKILYFESYVCVDPGSTDLSEKELVPEDKLRTLQSEFGSSGFKVGIGADAIRELLRKIDINTLWDEIQIKAKTSASAALKKKYAKRLKVLEAFRKSGNKPEWMIMDVIPVLPPELRPLVPLDGGRFATSDLNDLYRRVINRNNRLKRLMELKAPGVIIRNEMRMLQEAVDALFDNGRRGRAIRGPNKRPLKSLSDMLKGKQGRFRQNLLGKRVDYSGRTVIVVGPELRLHQCGLPKKMALELFKPFIFHKLEERGAATTIKSAKRLVEKERPEVWDVLDEVIREHPVLLNRAPTLHRLGIQAFDPVLVEGKAIRLHPLVCAAFNADFDGDQMAVHVPLSVEAQVEARVLMMSINNILSPANGKPIAVPSQDMVLGVYWLTKERLGVKGEGKIFGSPEEVRIAFDAREVEEHARIKVRLSGALVQTTVGRVLLSEILPAGMPFATANKLMTKKEMTKLIDSVYRQTGHRETVVFLDKIKDIGFFYATRAGVSICVDNMHIPSKKEDLIVKAQKEVNEIEKQYSEGLITNGERYNKVIDIWAHVTEQVANEMMKELGAGGDPGKAESFNPIFMMADSGARGSSQQIRQLGGMRGLMAKPSGEIIETPITANFREGLTVLQYFISTHGARKGLADTALKTANSGYLTRRLVDIAQDVIIYEIDCGTHDGIMVSALVEGGEVIQPLEERVLGRLAAEDIRDPVTGEIIVSRNEEINEERTKAVVEAGVDRVKIRSVLTCQAPRGVCQACYGRDLARGRLVEKGEPVGVIAAQSIGEPGTQLTMRTFHIGGTASKVVEQTVLEAKHAGRIRFMSFDAKKNADVHNGAIAVRNKEGEWVVMNRNAKIAIVDESGREREKYPVVYGAKIKIKDGDKVELGQKLVEWDPYSLTILTEVGGKVAYGDIVEGVTMKDEFDEVTGLSRKVIIEHSGQTLRPRVSIKDEGGKTAKVAAGANVARYLLPVGAHIFVEKGQEVHPGDVLAKIPRETTKTKDITGGLPRVAELFEARKPKEQAVISEIDGEVSYGGFVKGQRKVLVDNKMGDVKEYFIPKGKHVNVHEGDWVRAGEPLMDGSANPHDILDVLGPNELQKYLVDEVQDVYRLQGVSINDKHIEIIVRQMLRKVRIEDPGDTEFLPGSQVSKALFEKENERVLEKDGKPALGKPVLLGITKAALTTDSFISAASFQETTRVLTEAAINGREDNLLGLKENVIVGRLIPAGSGFEEYRDTFVISEKSEPAAVAAAHGADSAGHERVAAGSGEAAR from the coding sequence TTGGAAGGCGTATATTCATTATTCGAGAAACCGCGTGATTCGGTGTCGTTCGATTCGATGCGCATTCGCATCGCGTCGCCCGAGAAGATCCGGTCGTGGTCCTACGGCGAAGTGAAGAAGCCGGAAACGATCAACTACCGGTCGTTCAAGCCGGAAAAAGACGGATTGTTTTGCGCAAAGATTTTCGGTCCGATCAAGGACTGGGAATGCAATTGCGGCAAATATAAGCGCATGAAGCATCGCGGCATCGTCTGCGACAAGTGCGGCGTGGAAGTCATTCAGTCCAAGGTTCGCCGCGAGCGGATGGGCCATATCGAACTGGCGGCGCCGGTGGCGCACATCTGGTTTCTGAAGGGCGTGCCCAGCCGCATTGGGACGCTGCTCGACATGAGTCTGAAGCAGCTGGAAAAGATTCTCTACTTCGAAAGCTATGTGTGCGTCGATCCGGGATCGACGGATCTCTCCGAAAAGGAGCTGGTGCCGGAAGACAAGCTGCGGACGCTGCAATCCGAGTTCGGATCCAGCGGATTCAAAGTCGGGATCGGCGCCGATGCCATTCGTGAACTGCTCCGCAAGATCGACATCAATACGCTGTGGGATGAGATTCAGATCAAGGCCAAGACGTCGGCCTCCGCAGCGTTGAAGAAAAAGTACGCGAAGCGCTTGAAAGTGTTAGAGGCGTTCCGCAAGTCCGGAAACAAGCCAGAGTGGATGATTATGGATGTCATTCCGGTGCTGCCGCCGGAGTTGCGTCCGCTCGTGCCGCTGGACGGCGGCCGTTTTGCCACCTCCGATCTCAACGATCTGTACCGCCGCGTGATCAACCGGAACAACCGGTTGAAGCGCCTGATGGAATTGAAGGCGCCGGGAGTCATCATCCGCAATGAAATGCGCATGCTCCAGGAAGCCGTCGATGCGCTGTTCGATAACGGGCGTCGCGGACGGGCTATCCGTGGACCCAACAAGCGGCCGCTCAAGTCTCTGAGCGACATGCTGAAGGGAAAGCAGGGCCGGTTCCGTCAGAACCTGCTCGGTAAGCGCGTTGACTATTCCGGTCGTACGGTCATCGTGGTCGGCCCGGAGCTTCGTCTGCATCAGTGCGGCTTGCCGAAGAAGATGGCCTTGGAGCTGTTCAAGCCGTTCATCTTCCACAAGCTGGAAGAGCGTGGCGCGGCGACGACGATCAAGAGTGCCAAGCGGCTGGTCGAGAAGGAACGGCCGGAAGTGTGGGATGTGCTCGACGAGGTGATCCGGGAACATCCGGTGTTGCTGAACCGCGCGCCGACGCTGCACCGGCTGGGCATTCAGGCCTTTGATCCGGTCTTGGTGGAAGGCAAGGCGATTCGCTTGCATCCGCTGGTCTGCGCGGCGTTCAACGCCGACTTCGACGGAGACCAGATGGCGGTGCACGTGCCGTTGTCCGTTGAAGCTCAGGTCGAGGCCCGGGTATTGATGATGTCGATCAACAACATCTTGTCACCGGCCAATGGAAAGCCGATTGCGGTGCCCTCGCAGGACATGGTGTTGGGAGTGTATTGGCTTACGAAGGAGCGGCTTGGCGTCAAGGGAGAAGGCAAGATTTTTGGATCTCCCGAAGAAGTGCGTATCGCATTCGATGCGCGGGAAGTCGAAGAGCATGCTCGCATCAAGGTGCGTCTCAGCGGCGCGCTGGTGCAGACAACGGTGGGGCGTGTGCTGCTTTCAGAAATTCTTCCGGCCGGGATGCCCTTTGCGACAGCCAACAAGCTGATGACGAAAAAGGAAATGACCAAGTTGATCGACTCCGTCTATCGGCAGACGGGGCATCGTGAGACGGTGGTCTTCCTCGATAAGATCAAGGACATCGGATTCTTCTATGCGACCCGGGCGGGTGTGTCGATCTGTGTCGATAACATGCACATCCCGTCGAAGAAGGAAGATTTGATCGTCAAGGCGCAAAAGGAAGTCAACGAAATCGAGAAGCAGTACTCGGAAGGTTTGATCACCAACGGTGAACGGTACAACAAGGTGATCGACATCTGGGCGCATGTGACCGAGCAGGTGGCCAACGAAATGATGAAGGAGCTCGGCGCAGGCGGAGATCCCGGGAAGGCCGAATCCTTCAATCCTATCTTCATGATGGCGGATTCCGGCGCCCGAGGCAGCTCCCAACAGATCCGTCAGTTGGGCGGTATGCGCGGACTGATGGCGAAGCCGTCCGGTGAAATTATTGAAACGCCGATTACCGCGAATTTCCGTGAAGGCCTGACCGTGTTGCAGTACTTCATCTCGACGCACGGTGCCCGCAAAGGTCTGGCGGACACGGCGTTGAAAACGGCGAATTCCGGCTATCTGACGAGACGCCTCGTCGATATTGCGCAGGACGTGATTATTTATGAGATCGATTGCGGGACGCACGACGGAATCATGGTCAGTGCGCTGGTCGAAGGCGGCGAGGTCATTCAGCCGCTCGAAGAGCGCGTGCTCGGCCGCTTGGCCGCGGAGGATATCCGCGACCCTGTGACCGGAGAAATCATTGTGTCGCGCAACGAGGAAATCAACGAAGAGCGCACCAAGGCGGTGGTGGAAGCCGGCGTCGATCGTGTAAAGATTCGGTCGGTGCTGACCTGCCAGGCGCCCCGCGGCGTGTGTCAGGCCTGCTACGGCCGCGATCTTGCCCGCGGACGGCTGGTTGAAAAGGGTGAGCCGGTCGGTGTCATTGCGGCGCAGTCAATCGGTGAGCCTGGCACGCAGTTGACCATGCGGACGTTCCACATCGGTGGTACGGCGAGCAAGGTCGTCGAGCAAACGGTCCTTGAGGCCAAGCACGCAGGCCGCATCCGTTTCATGAGTTTCGACGCGAAGAAAAACGCCGATGTGCACAACGGCGCCATCGCCGTGCGCAATAAGGAAGGCGAGTGGGTCGTCATGAATCGCAATGCCAAGATTGCGATTGTGGACGAAAGCGGCCGCGAACGCGAAAAGTATCCGGTCGTGTATGGCGCCAAGATCAAGATCAAGGACGGCGACAAGGTTGAATTGGGGCAGAAACTGGTGGAGTGGGATCCGTACTCACTGACGATCCTGACGGAAGTCGGTGGTAAGGTTGCCTACGGAGATATTGTCGAAGGCGTGACGATGAAGGATGAGTTCGATGAAGTCACCGGGTTATCCCGTAAGGTGATCATCGAGCATTCCGGTCAGACGCTGAGACCGCGCGTGTCGATCAAGGATGAAGGCGGGAAGACCGCCAAGGTGGCGGCCGGCGCCAATGTTGCGCGGTATCTCCTGCCTGTAGGCGCTCACATTTTCGTGGAAAAGGGGCAGGAAGTGCACCCCGGCGATGTGTTGGCAAAGATCCCGCGCGAAACCACCAAGACAAAGGATATCACCGGTGGTCTGCCTCGCGTGGCCGAACTGTTTGAGGCGCGCAAGCCGAAAGAACAAGCCGTCATCAGTGAGATCGACGGCGAAGTCTCTTACGGCGGATTCGTCAAGGGCCAGCGGAAAGTGCTTGTCGATAACAAGATGGGCGATGTAAAGGAATACTTCATTCCGAAGGGAAAGCACGTTAATGTCCATGAGGGCGACTGGGTACGCGCGGGCGAGCCGTTGATGGATGGTTCGGCCAATCCGCACGACATTCTTGATGTGCTGGGTCCCAACGAATTGCAGAAATATCTCGTGGATGAAGTGCAGGATGTGTATCGCTTGCAAGGCGTGTCGATCAATGACAAGCATATCGAGATCATCGTTCGGCAAATGCTGCGAAAAGTGCGCATCGAAGATCCGGGCGATACCGAGTTCTTGCCCGGTAGCCAGGTGAGCAAGGCGCTTTTCGAAAAAGAAAATGAACGGGTTCTTGAGAAAGATGGAAAGCCTGCATTAGGAAAGCCCGTTCTCCTGGGTATTACTAAGGCGGCGTTGACTACGGACAGCTTTATTTCGGCTGCCTCGTTCCAGGAAACAACACGTGTATTAACGGAGGCGGCGATCAATGGCCGCGAGGATAATCTCCTCGGGCTGAAGGAGAACGTGATCGTGGGCCGCTTGATTCCTGCTGGCAGTGGCTTTGAGGAATATCGGGATACGTTTGTGATCAGTGAGAAGTCTGAGCCGGCGGCGGTGGCGGCTGCTCATGGAGCCGATTCTGCCGGTCATGAGCGTGTGGCGGCTGGTTCTGGAGAGGCGGCGAGATAA
- the rpsL gene encoding 30S ribosomal protein S12: MPTINQLVRKGRNLVKAKTKSPALKGCPQKRGVCLRVYTTTPKKPNSALRKVARVRLTNGMEVTTYIPGVGHNLQEHSIVLVRGGRVKDLPGVRYHLVRGALDAVGVADRKQSRSKYGAKRPK, encoded by the coding sequence ATGCCGACTATCAATCAGTTAGTGAGAAAAGGCCGGAATCTCGTCAAGGCCAAAACGAAGAGTCCAGCTCTGAAGGGATGCCCGCAGAAGCGCGGGGTTTGTCTCAGGGTGTACACGACCACCCCGAAGAAGCCGAACTCAGCTTTGCGTAAGGTGGCTCGTGTGCGGTTAACGAACGGAATGGAGGTCACGACCTATATTCCCGGTGTTGGCCATAACTTGCAGGAGCACTCAATCGTGCTGGTGCGCGGCGGACGCGTGAAAGACTTGCCGGGTGTTCGGTATCACTTGGTGCGCGGTGCGCTTGATGCGGTAGGTGTGGCTGATCGTAAGCAGAGTCGTTCGAAGTACGGCGCGAAGCGGCCGAAGTAG